Below is a genomic region from Actinomycetota bacterium.
AGGCGGTGCTGGTCAACGTGCGCAGGGACGAGGTCCTCCACCTCAATCCCACCGCATCCTTTCTCTGGTCGGGACTGGACGGCGGCAAGACGCTCGCCGTGATCGCCGCGGAGATGGCCGGGGAGTTCGAGGTCACGGAGGAGGAGGCCCTCGCCGATATCCTGGAGTTCGCCGGACTTCTCCTGCAGCAAGGGGTGGCCGAACTTGTCGACCTGGGAGAATAGCTATCTACTGGCAGGATATTCCATAAGAATCCGCTCCACGGCCGGTGACCCCACCGCCTTCCTCCCCGAGACCATGCCGCTCTTCCTCCTTCCCGAGGGGACCGGGATGCCCGACGACCTCGTGCTGCGCCTCGTGAAGGACGAGAGGGCGGAGGGAGACCCCCTGAAGCGCTTCTTCCCGCCCTCCTTCCGCCTGCGTCGTGGCGCGGAAGGGATGCGGTTCGAGCGGGTCGACGGCCACGGGGGACCCCTGGGGGGCATAGAGCACGACATGCACCGCGCCTTCCTGGGCCTCCCGGACCTGGCGCGCGGCTGGCGCCTGCCCGAGGAGGAGGAGGCGGTGCGCGAGACGCTGCAGGTCTTCCTCAAGGGCTGCCTACAGTGGCTCCTTCTGCGGGACGGCGGCACGCTGCTGCACGCCGCCGGGGTGGCACTGCGGGGAAGCGGCCTCGCCTTCGCCGGCCACACCCGTGCGGGCAAGACCACCCTGGCGAGGAACTTCCCCCCCGAGGTGGTGCTGGGCGACGACCTGGTGGCGCTGCGGCGCGAGGGGCGGGGATTCACGCTCTACGGCACGCCGTGGCCGGGACGCGAGGGGGGGAAGGTGGCCTACGGGGGCGTGCCGCTGGCGGCTATCCTGAGCCTGCATCCCGAGCTCCCGCCCGGGCTCCATGCCGTCACTCCCGCCGAGGCGGCGGCCGAGCTCATGGCCAATGCGCCCCGCACCGGGGATCCCCTCGAGGAGAGCAAGCTTCTGGAAATTCTTTCAAGTTTGACCACCGGCATTTCGATATTTAGGTTGAGCGTGAGGCTGGGAGAGGACGTGATGCGATATCTCGAGGATCTCCTCGCTCCCTGAAGACGTTTCCCGCGGACCGAGGGTGTGCGATAAAGGCGCGTCGGCGGGGAAGGGCGTCGGCCGGAAGGCCGGACCCGTGCTGCCGCACGTGGGACCGACGGGACGGCGCCAGGGGCAGGGCGCCAGGGGCAGGGCCCCCCGGGGCGGAGCCTGAAGGAGGGACGGCAGCAGGGAAGGTGAGCAGCGGACGGGAAAGCATGGGGCGGTAAGAGTAAAGGGACGGGAAAGCAGCGGACGGGAGGCGATGAAAGGTTTGGAAACCCTGGGCGACATGGACGCCGAGTTTATCGACAGGATCTTCCGGGCGCACGTGCCCTACTCGGGGAGCCTGGAGCTCACCCACCGCTGCAACCTCGCCTGCCGCCACTGCTACCAGTTCCCAGCGCGCGACGGCGAGCTTGACGGCGGCGCCTGGAAGGACATCCTGCGTCAGCTCGCGCAATGCGGCTGCCTCTTCCTCTCCTTCACGGGAGGGGAGCCCCTGCTGCGGGACGACCTCCTCGCGCTGGTGGCGCATGCGGCCGAGCTGGACTTCGTCGTCACCCTCCAGACCAACGCCACCCTCATGACGAGGGAGCACGTGCGCTTCCTGGCGGATATCCCCAATTTTCGCGCCGACGTGAGCCTGTACGGCGACAATCCCGCGACCCACGACGCCTTCACGGGGGTCGGCGGCTCCTTCGCTTCCACCAGGAGGGCGCTGGAGATGATGCTGGAGGAGGGTATCCCCGTCCTGCTCAAGGTGACCGTCGGCGACTTCAACTTCCACGAGCTCGAGGGTATCGCCGCCCTCGCCGACGCCATGGGCGTCAAGGCGGTCTTCTCGGCCCTCATCTTTCCCCGCAACGACCGCGATACCGCCCCCGCGGCTCTGCGCCTGGACGACTCCCGCCTGGAGGACTTCTTCCGCTTCGAAACCGCGTACATGCTCGACAGGCTGGGGGAGATGCTGGGCACGGAGAGGGAAGCGCTCACCTACGAGGACCTCGCCGCTTACGCGTCCCGCTGCGTGCTCAACCCCGACGAGGCCAGCGGCGGCAGGCGCAGGTACTGCGGGGGCGCGAGCACCGTGTTCGCCGTGAACCCCTACGGTGATGTATATCCTTGTGTCGCTTTCCCCCTTGTGGTAGGTAATCTGCGGGAGGATGATTTCACCTCCCTGTGGAAGAATTCCCCGTTACTTGACAAGTTGCGCGGGGGCGAGGGGATGTTGCCGCCGCCCTGCGGGGGATGTAAACTGCTCCAGGTCTGCTCGCCCTGCATGGCCCTCCACTACCTGGAGGAATGGGAGGGTTCCCACGTGGAAGGCGAGAGATGCCGGCATACGCGGGCACTCATGAGAGCGATAGAGGCATTGCGAAGTGGATGAGCGAACAAAAGCGAGGAAAGAGTACGAAAAACCGCGCATGTCGGTGATGCGCATCAACCGCTTCTTCTTCGGAGGTTGCCAGAACTCCTGGCCCAACTGCTACACCTTCTACATGTTCATTCCCGGCGCGGCTCGCTGCCGTTGAAGCGCGGCGCGGTAGAACCATACAGAAAGCCGGGAAACATACGTTAAGCAGGTAAAATACCGCCTTTCCGTTCGCCGTCCGTGTGTTCCGTTCACGCCCCGGATGCTGCCGTTTCCCAGATTTTTCGCGACTGGAGAAAAAAACCGTCCGTTAATAGAAGCGAGGAGACAAAAACAGCCCGCAAAAGTCCGGTAAGAGAGGAGCAAGAGAAGAAGAAGGACCTGGGACGGGTGAGGAAGATGAAGGGTTACGGGAAGCACCTGGTGGCGAGCGTGACGGTCGTCGCCCTTTTCGCTTTCTGCGCCCTGGCGATGGGGTTCGCGGGGGCTCCCGTGCAGGAAGTGCAGGGAAAGAGCTACGGGGATGCTCCGGGTGCGAAGGGCGTTACAGAGGCGCCCCTTCCGGACAAGGTGACCCTGGCGGGTAGGAATGTGGAGGTCGCGGAAGCCGATGTCGCCGTGGCACCGGCACCGGCGGCGGACGCCGCGTTGACCGCGGCCGCGCGGACGAGGGACACGGCCTCCGCCGTGAAGGGCGAGACGCATGAGGCGCCGCAGGTCGAGGTCGCCGCGCCCGCCGTGCCCGATGCGCCCAGCGTCCAGGTCAACCCGCCCACCGGGCTGACCGCGGCATTCATGCCGAAAACCCCGCCCTACGTCCTGCTGGAGTGGAATGCGAACAACCCGAAGAAGGGCCTCAAGGGGTTCATGGTCTACCGCTCGGTGGTGGGGGAGGATGGAGAGGAGCAGATCTTTGTCCCCGTCGGGGAGACCAAGAAGGATACCTACAACGATAGCCGCATCGAGCCGGGCCTCACCTACCGCTACCGCGTGACGGCGCTCTCCAAGGGCGGCGAGGAGAGCGAGCCCACGGAGCCGGTGGAGGTCGCGACCTACAAGGACGTGCCGCCCATGGCTCCCGAGGGAGTGCTGGCGGGCACCATGGAAACGGGAGTGGGGATCGACTGGTCGCCCAACACAGAGCCCTACCTCCTCGGGTACAACGTTTACAGGCGTAACGCCCTGGGCGGCTACGACAGGCTGACCAGAACCCCCATCACCGCCAATAACTACTACGACAGGACGGGAGTGGCGGGAAGCGTCTACGCGGTGGCCGCGGTCAACGGGTACGGCACCGAGTCGCCGTACGCCGAGGTGACCGCACAGGGGGTGGCGCCGGTGCGCTACGATGACGGCGACCCCAACTCCACCGTCGAGGGGCTCTGGGTTTACGAAGGCCATCCCAGCGCCTCCGGCGGCAAGATAAAGGTGGCGGGTAGCAAGGGTGACAGGTTGCACTTCTCCTTCACCGGACGACAGGTGAAGATGATATCCGCGAAGTACTGGACGTGCGGGGCTGCCAACGTCTACGTCGACGGGAAGCTCGTGGGCACGGTGAACCTCTACAACTACGACCTGGTTTTCGGGAACGTGGTGCTGAACGTGCCCGGCCTGCCGTACGGAAGGCACGTGCTCACGGTGGAGCTGCTCGGCAGCGGCAACCCGGAGGGGAGCTTCAACTTCGTGAACGTGGACGCCTTCGATGTCTGGTAAGGTTTTTCAGGCGGATGGGCCGCGGAGTCCCGGCCCTTGAAAAGGAAGTTTGAGGCAACGGGGAGGCAAAGAAAGGAGCGGCAAAAGGAGCTTACAAAGGGAGGCAAAAACGTTGCCGACAATGGGCCGCCCGTCAGGGCGGCCCAGCCATTGAAAGAACGATGCGGCGCCGGGCGGGGACAGGCGGGACATGACCGGGCGCGTGTCCCGGGCAGGACGGAGCCGGTATAATGCAGGCAGGAACGCCTGTGGAGGTCAGGAACGCCCGTGGAGGTGCGGATGCCGTCGCGGGCCCCCCGCGCGGCGCGGGAGGCACACGAGAAGGGGACGCGTGGCGCGCCGTGGGCAGGAACGGTGCGACGTGCCGGCTCCCGTGTCCCGGAAGCAGGGGCATGGCGGCCGGGAGCGAGGTGACCCGGAGGGACGCGTTCCGTTTGGGAAGGAGGCTCACGAGGACGTGAGGCGGTTCACGGGAAGGCGCAATCCCGCTCGTGGAGCGGGTTCCTTGGGTTCCGCGGGCTCCGCGGGTTCCGCGAGGAGATGGGCAGTGACCGTGTCCGTTCTCCTCGGTCTGCTCCTCCTGGCCTCCTTCGCCTTCTACCTGGCACGGGTGAGCGGCGTGGACGGCGGCCTTGAGGAGAGCGACGGTGGGGAGGGATTCACCTCATGGGCGAACCCCGACCTTCCGCGGCCGACGAACGTGAAGGTGGTGGCGGAGAGGGGGACCACCATCACCTGGGAAGGCCTGGACGACATACGCGTAATCGGCTACAACATCTACCGCTACAAGGGCGCCGGCGACACCGGCTCCAGGATAAACGCCGCCATCGTATCGGACACCGTGTACCACGATGACGAGGGCACCATGTTCGACAGCTACGTCGTGGTCCCCGTGGACACCATGGGCAGGGAAGGAGGGGCGTCCGCGCCCGTGGCGGCCACCGAGAAGCCGCGGTCCATAGCGACCCTCGACCCCGTGCGGGAGCCGGAAAAGCTCACCGACCACACCTTCGAGGGCGGTTCGCAGGGGGAGGAGGAGCAATTACCACGGCAATCCCCGCAGTTGCTGGACTGCACCGCCCCCGGCATGGTCTATTCCGGGGACTGGTACCTGGAGCATTATGACGAGGTGTTCGGGGGCACCCTCATGGTGACGCCCTACGCGGGCGACTACTTCACCTACACCTTCGCGGGAGACGGCGTGACCGTCATCTCCGCCCGCCACTGGAACTACGGCATCATGGAGGTCTACCTGGACGGGGAACTGCGCGCCCAGGTCGATCTCTACTCGGATACCGTGCAAACGGGCCAGAGGGTCTTCACCGCCTCCGGCCTGGGCCCGGGCGCTCACACCATCAAGCTGGTCTGCACCGGCCGCAGCAATCCCTCCGCCTACTTCACCTTCATCGACCTGGAGGCCCTGGAGGTAGAGTAGGCTACGGACAGGTGCCGCAACGGCCGGGCGGCGCGGCCGGTCTTCCGTCGGCCCGCAAACCGTGGAGATGGGAGAGGTGCCGGAGCAAGTCGTTTCCCTCCCCGTGAAAAACGAGCCTTAGATTTCACGGAAGCCGCCATGGGACCGTGGCCGGGGATCAGCCGTGCGTGGCCGGGGATGATCCGTGCGTGGACGCTGACGGCAGCAAGTCCATTGCCCGGGGGAAGAGGTCACGGCATGGGCGCCGTTATTTCGGCGGGTTGTAATAGTAATAGTGGTAGTACCCGTAGCGGGTGGCGGGGGCGATGTTGTTGATGACCAGGCCCAGGATACGCGCCTCCACGCGGCGCAGCAGCTCCGTGGCGCGGCGGGCGCTGTCGCGGGTGGAGCTGCCGTAGCGCGCCACCAGGATCACCCCGTCCACCACGGAAGCCAGGGTCATGGCGTCCGAGGCCACCAGGGCGGGAGGGGAGTCCACCAGCAGGAAGTCCGCGACCTCCCTCAGGCCGGCGAAGACCGCCTTCAGGGCCTCGGAGGCCACCAGCTCCCCGGGGTTGGGCGGCTTGATCCCCGCGGGGAGGACCATGAGGTTGCGGTTTCCGGTCTCCTGCACCGCCTCCGCCAGGGGCATGCCGCCGGCGAGCACGTTGCTCAGGCCGCGCTCCCCGTTTACCTGGAAATACTTGTCAAGCACGGGCTTCCTCAGGTCGGCCTCCACCAGGATGACCCGCTTCCCCAGCTCCGCCAGCGCCGCCCCCAGGTTAACCATCACCGTGGACTTGCCCTCCTCCGGCTCGGCCGAGGTGAAGAGGATGACGTGGCACTTCCCCTGCAGGCCGAGGAACTGCAGGTTGGTGCGCAGGGTGCGGTACCCCTCCACCGCGGGGTGGCGGGGGCGTTCGCTGTAGATGATGTGGTGCGCGGGGAGCTCCTCGGCTGGGATGAAGGGTATCTCGCCTATGATGGGCACCCCGTAGTGCTGCTCGAAGTCCTCCCGGGTGTGCAGGGTGTCGTCGAGGTACTCCACCAGGAAGGCCAGGCCCACCCCCAGGATGAGGCCCAGGAAGAGGGCGAGGATGCCGTTACGCAGCGGGCGGGGGCCGGTCCTGGTGCCCGCGCGGGCTGGCTGGATTATCTCCAGCCCCCGCTGCTCCAGCGACTCGGCGATGCGCAGGGTCATGTACTTCTCGTAGAGGGAGGCCCACAGGCTCACCACGCGCTGCGCCTCCGCCTGGAGCTCGGCGGGCATGTTCCCCGCCGTGTACTGCTTGGCCCTCTCCGCCACCTCGCGGATCTGTTCCTCCACCTCGTTGATGCGGTTCCAGACCTCCTTGCGCGCCTCGCTGATCTGGCGGATGGCGGCGAGCTGGCGGCTGGCGATGTATTCCTCGGCGTAGGCCTGGGCGACGTCCCGCGCCAGCAGGGGGCTGCCGGTGTGCACGAGGATGTCGAAGATGTTGGTGCGCTGCACCTGCTCCACGCTGACCATGGATGCCAGTTCCTGGAAGGAAGGCACCTCCTCCGGGATGTACGCCTCCTCGCCGGCCTCCCGCTCGCGGGCGCGCTGCTCGTAGAGGAGCTTCAGGTGGGATTCCACCGCCTGGGCCATGGTCTCCGTCTTGATGATCTCCGTCTGCGTCTGTATGTAGCGGTCGGGGTCGAAGAGGGCGGAGGTGAAGAAACTCCCGAGCACCGACTCGCTCGCCGAGCTCACCTCGCTCAGGATGCGCACCCGCGACTCGTACACCGGGGACTGCAGGAAGGTGAGGATGAGGGTCACGGCCACGATGACCGCCACCGCACCCAGGATTATCCACCTGCGGTTGACGAGTACGTTCAGGTAGTCCCTGAGCTCCATGCCTTCACCACCCGGCGCGCGTTGCGCCCTCGCATGCCTTCCGGACACCGGCGCGCCTTCGCATCCATGCCTCCTCGCGTATCGCCCTGGCTGGCGCTCGCGGCTCCTTCCGTGGTCTTTTAAGCGGTCGTTTCTATGGTAAATGTTTTACCTTGCGCGCACAACGAAACGCGCGAGGAGGCCGCCGCGTGCCGGCCGCGTGCCCGCTTCATATCCGCCGCGTGCCCGCTTCGTGCCGGCCACGTGCCCGGCCGCTCCTACTCCCCGCGCACCCCGATGCTCACGTGCCCGCCGTCACGGTTCCTCCAGTACATCACCCGCTCGCATATCACCGGCAGCGAGGAGAGCACGGAAGTGGAGATATCGCTGGACGGCACCACGTCGTTCGCCTTCAGGGTGAAGCGCGACCTGGCCGCCACCGGCACGGAGAGGAAGACGGTCTCGCCCTTGGGTTTCATGAAGGTGAAGGAGACAACCGCCCCGGCGGCGTTGGGGTTCTGCACCATGATGTACTCCTCGAACCCCCAGGCGGTTGTTCCCTCCGCCAGGTACCAGCGGGTGGAGGGCATGGGGGTGCCGATGGTGTCGTGGCCTCCCCGCGAGGTGGCCCCGCTCCAGTACATGGGCCGCTCGCAGATGATGGGGACGTTGGAGGAGAGGTGGGCGGAGAGGTCGCTGTTCCCCAGGCCCGGCAGCGAGTCAACGCCGATGGTCTGGCGCGCATTCCCGGGCACCACCAGGCCGAAGGGCCTTACCGTCCCGTCGGGGAGCATGAACTCCACGTTGACCACCGCCGGCTGGGGATTCGGGTTCTGCACCGTGATGTACTCCTCGAACCCCCAGGCGGTGGTCCCCTCCGCCAGGTACCAGTCCCGGCTTGCGGAGGGAGTCCCGATGGTCACGTGTCCCAGGTCCCGTCCGTAGCGGTACATGGCGCGCTCGCAGATCACCGGCGCCTTCGCCTCCACCCTGGTGGAGACGTCGCTCTCCTGCACCAGGGCGTTGACGGAGACCGTCTGGCGCGCGTACCCGGCGACGGGCAGGGTGACGGTCTGGGTGATGCCCCCCGGCTTCATGAAGGTGATGATAACGTCGGTCGCGGTGGGGTTGGGGTTCTGGATGGAGAGCCAGGTCTCGAACCCCCAGGCGGTGGTCCCCTCCGCCAGGAACCAGGTGGGAGAGGGGGCGGCGACGCCGATGGTGTCGTGTCCCCCGGCGCGGTTGTTCCAGTACATGGCGCGCTCGCATATCACCGGCGCCGTGGCCTCCACCCTGGTGGAGACGTCGCTCTCCGGCACCAGGGCGTTGACGTTGATGGTGAAGCGTGAGTTGCCGTCGACGGGCACGGAGAGGGATTGCGTGGCGCCCCCCGGCTTCATGAAGGTGACGTTCGCGGTTACCTGGAAGGGATTGGGATTCTGGACGAGCACCCAGGTCTCGAACCCCCAGGCGGTGGTGCCCTCCGCCAGGTACCATATCCTGGAAAGTGGCGGTACGGTGTTGTTGACGCTCACCGTGCGCGAGTCGGAGGCGTTGTTGCCGTTTACGTCGTAGGCGCGCGCCTCCAGGGAGTAACCCGGGGCGTCGGTGTCCTGCCGCGTGTCCCAGTCCCACCGGTAGGGCGCCGTCGTGTCCTCGGCGCGCTTCACCCCGTTCACCCAGAACTCCACGCGGTCGATGCCGTGGTGGTCGTAGGCGCTCACCTCAACCCCCACCGTTCCGGCCAGGACGGAGCCGTCCGCGACGTTGGTGATGGCGCAGGTGGGGGGGACGATGTCGTACCCGAGGAAGACGAAGTGCTCGCCGCAGGCCGGGCGGGCGTTGCCCGGACCGTCGCCCATGGATGCGCTCACCACCAGGTCCTCGTGGCCCGTGGCGTCGCCGTCCAGGTTGGCGGAGGCGAGGCAGGCCCCGAAGACGTCCCCGGTCTCCGCCCCGTAGATGATCATCCCCGCCCCGCCGGCCAGGTCCACCTGGGAAGGCCACGGGGAAACCCCGTTGACCAGCCAGGCCGCCCCGCAACTCTGCCTGCCCGTCCCCTTGCCGAAGCCGGTGCTGCCCACCGCAATGTCCCGCACCGGGTCCGCGTTGAAGTACAGGGCGTCCACGCTGTAGCCCGCGCCGGCGTTGTAGTCCGGCCCGTAGATGGTGATGTCCGCCGGGGTGGAGGCGAGGTCCACCACGTGGGTGAGGTCGCCGCCGTAGACGACCACCACCTCCCCGCAGCCGCCGCGGCTCTCCCCCGGGCCGTCCGCCCACATGACGCCGAAAAGCAGGTCGTCGAAGCGGTCGTCGTTTATCTTCTTCAGGGGCTGGCACATGGAGGTGGGGAGGCCGTCCATGGGGCTCGCCCCGTAGATGGTGCAGTCGCTGTTGGAGGCGAGGTCGATGAAGTAGGGGTAGGCGCCCTTGTTGCGGCCGTAGACGACGTAGGCTTCCCCGCAACCGTCGCGGGCGTCGTCGGGCCCGTCCGCGTCGAAGGCCCCGATGACCATGTCCAGCTTGGTGTCGCCGTTGAGATCGCCCAGGCTCACCGGGTAGCCGGCCGAGTCCAGGGGTGTTATGCCGTTGATGACCTTGTTGGGCTTGATGGGGTTGTTGTAATCCCAGGCGGGCCAGGTGTCACGGCCCCACACGATGTAGGCGCGGCCGGTGGCCGCTTCCCCGCAGGTCCAGGCGCGGTTCGCGTCGACGGCGTCCACCGCGTTCTGGTCCTGCGAGAAGAGGACAAGCTCCTGTGACCAGTTCGCCCCGCCGTCTATGGTCTTGAGGATGGTGCCGCCCTCTCCCACGGCCCAGGCGGCGGTGGCGCTACCGGCGGCCACCCCGCGCAGGTCGGTGGTGGTGCCGCCGGACTGTGCGGACCAGCCGCTCCCGTCATACTTGAGGATGGTCCCCCCGTCGCCCACCGCCCACACGCACGAGGCGGACGCCGCGCTCACCGCGCGCAGGTCATGCGCGGTGGGGCTGGGGTCCACCGGGGACCACGAGCTCCCGTCGTAATGGAGGATGGTCCCCCCGTCGCCCACCGCCCACACGTCGCTCGCGCTGACGGCGGCGATGCCGTGCAGGTCGGCGGTGGTGCCGCTGGACTGGGCGGACCAAGAGCTCCCGTCGTGATGGAGGATGGTCCCCCCGTCGCCCACCGCCCACACGTCGCTCGCGCTCACCGCGGCCGCGTCGCGCAGGTCGGCGGTGGTGCCGCTCGCCTGGGCCGTCCAGCCCTTGCTGTTGCTGTAGTTCCCGTTGAAGATGATGGTGCCGCCTTCCCCAACCGCCCAGGCGTGGGAGGTGTCGTAGGCGGCCACCCCGTGGAGATCCACCTTGAACTGGTGGAAGAGGGTGTCCGCCTGCCAGGAATTGCCATCGTAGCGGTAGATGGTGTCGTATGCGCTGATGTACTTGCCCACCGCCCAGCCGTGGGTGGCGTCGATCATGGAGAGGTCGTGGATGAAATCCTGGTTGGCCCGCCCCTGCGCCGACCACCCCGCGCCGGATGCCGCGTCGTAGTGATGCATGCCGCCGTTTCCCAGGTGGGCGCCGAAGAGGGCGTCGTCGAAGCCGTCGCCGTCGATGTCCCCGGCGATGACGCTCATGCCGCACATCTCGCCGCCGTTGGCGCTCGAGAGGTAGAGGTCGGGGGGCTTGGCGTTGAAGTCCCAGGGGGATTCGTCCTCGAGGTCCGCGCGTCCGAAGACCACCGCCACCGCGCCCGCGAACAGGCCTCCCCCGGGGCTGTCCCAGATGGCCCCCATGAGGATGTCGTCGATGCCGTCGCCGTTGAGGTCGCCGCAGGCCACGGAGTTGCCCAGGAAGCTGCCGTAGTACCCGTTGATGACGACGTCGGCTTCCGTTCCCAGGTCCACCTCCGGGTCCAGGGTGGAGCGCCCGTAATAGACGTAGACCTTGCCCGTGTAAAAATATGGGAAGTCGTCGCCGCCCTGGTCGTGGCCGATGACGAGGTCAGGCAAACCGTCGTCGTTGACGTCGCCGGTGGCGGTGTCCGCGAACATGAGGACCTCGCCGGGATCGCCCCCGTAAATGTAGACGTCCTCGTCCCCGTCCGCGACGTCCTTCTGCACGGTTGCTCCCGGGGCGGGCAGGGTGGTAAGGATGATCAAGGCAAGGGCAAGGGACAGGACGAGCGGCACGCGGCATCTTGACGGCTTCCTTTTCGCCATGAGACGGCCTTTCGTCTCCTTTTCCCTTCCTTCCCCGAAAGAGCTCTTTTCCAATATTTTTAAGGTCGGTTCTCCCTGGCGTCAAA
It encodes:
- a CDS encoding PqqD family protein; protein product: MTSEGERPGAAPGPRARLRRVEGIAWRVIEGEAVLVNVRRDEVLHLNPTASFLWSGLDGGKTLAVIAAEMAGEFEVTEEEALADILEFAGLLLQQGVAELVDLGE
- a CDS encoding FG-GAP repeat protein, which gives rise to MAKRKPSRCRVPLVLSLALALIILTTLPAPGATVQKDVADGDEDVYIYGGDPGEVLMFADTATGDVNDDGLPDLVIGHDQGGDDFPYFYTGKVYVYYGRSTLDPEVDLGTEADVVINGYYGSFLGNSVACGDLNGDGIDDILMGAIWDSPGGGLFAGAVAVVFGRADLEDESPWDFNAKPPDLYLSSANGGEMCGMSVIAGDIDGDGFDDALFGAHLGNGGMHHYDAASGAGWSAQGRANQDFIHDLSMIDATHGWAVGKYISAYDTIYRYDGNSWQADTLFHQFKVDLHGVAAYDTSHAWAVGEGGTIIFNGNYSNSKGWTAQASGTTADLRDAAAVSASDVWAVGDGGTILHHDGSSWSAQSSGTTADLHGIAAVSASDVWAVGDGGTILHYDGSSWSPVDPSPTAHDLRAVSAASASCVWAVGDGGTILKYDGSGWSAQSGGTTTDLRGVAAGSATAAWAVGEGGTILKTIDGGANWSQELVLFSQDQNAVDAVDANRAWTCGEAATGRAYIVWGRDTWPAWDYNNPIKPNKVINGITPLDSAGYPVSLGDLNGDTKLDMVIGAFDADGPDDARDGCGEAYVVYGRNKGAYPYFIDLASNSDCTIYGASPMDGLPTSMCQPLKKINDDRFDDLLFGVMWADGPGESRGGCGEVVVVYGGDLTHVVDLASTPADITIYGPDYNAGAGYSVDALYFNADPVRDIAVGSTGFGKGTGRQSCGAAWLVNGVSPWPSQVDLAGGAGMIIYGAETGDVFGACLASANLDGDATGHEDLVVSASMGDGPGNARPACGEHFVFLGYDIVPPTCAITNVADGSVLAGTVGVEVSAYDHHGIDRVEFWVNGVKRAEDTTAPYRWDWDTRQDTDAPGYSLEARAYDVNGNNASDSRTVSVNNTVPPLSRIWYLAEGTTAWGFETWVLVQNPNPFQVTANVTFMKPGGATQSLSVPVDGNSRFTINVNALVPESDVSTRVEATAPVICERAMYWNNRAGGHDTIGVAAPSPTWFLAEGTTAWGFETWLSIQNPNPTATDVIITFMKPGGITQTVTLPVAGYARQTVSVNALVQESDVSTRVEAKAPVICERAMYRYGRDLGHVTIGTPSASRDWYLAEGTTAWGFEEYITVQNPNPQPAVVNVEFMLPDGTVRPFGLVVPGNARQTIGVDSLPGLGNSDLSAHLSSNVPIICERPMYWSGATSRGGHDTIGTPMPSTRWYLAEGTTAWGFEEYIMVQNPNAAGAVVSFTFMKPKGETVFLSVPVAARSRFTLKANDVVPSSDISTSVLSSLPVICERVMYWRNRDGGHVSIGVRGE
- a CDS encoding polysaccharide biosynthesis tyrosine autokinase; protein product: MELRDYLNVLVNRRWIILGAVAVIVAVTLILTFLQSPVYESRVRILSEVSSASESVLGSFFTSALFDPDRYIQTQTEIIKTETMAQAVESHLKLLYEQRAREREAGEEAYIPEEVPSFQELASMVSVEQVQRTNIFDILVHTGSPLLARDVAQAYAEEYIASRQLAAIRQISEARKEVWNRINEVEEQIREVAERAKQYTAGNMPAELQAEAQRVVSLWASLYEKYMTLRIAESLEQRGLEIIQPARAGTRTGPRPLRNGILALFLGLILGVGLAFLVEYLDDTLHTREDFEQHYGVPIIGEIPFIPAEELPAHHIIYSERPRHPAVEGYRTLRTNLQFLGLQGKCHVILFTSAEPEEGKSTVMVNLGAALAELGKRVILVEADLRKPVLDKYFQVNGERGLSNVLAGGMPLAEAVQETGNRNLMVLPAGIKPPNPGELVASEALKAVFAGLREVADFLLVDSPPALVASDAMTLASVVDGVILVARYGSSTRDSARRATELLRRVEARILGLVINNIAPATRYGYYHYYYYNPPK
- a CDS encoding radical SAM protein, which produces MKGLETLGDMDAEFIDRIFRAHVPYSGSLELTHRCNLACRHCYQFPARDGELDGGAWKDILRQLAQCGCLFLSFTGGEPLLRDDLLALVAHAAELDFVVTLQTNATLMTREHVRFLADIPNFRADVSLYGDNPATHDAFTGVGGSFASTRRALEMMLEEGIPVLLKVTVGDFNFHELEGIAALADAMGVKAVFSALIFPRNDRDTAPAALRLDDSRLEDFFRFETAYMLDRLGEMLGTEREALTYEDLAAYASRCVLNPDEASGGRRRYCGGASTVFAVNPYGDVYPCVAFPLVVGNLREDDFTSLWKNSPLLDKLRGGEGMLPPPCGGCKLLQVCSPCMALHYLEEWEGSHVEGERCRHTRALMRAIEALRSG